One stretch of Astatotilapia calliptera chromosome 3, fAstCal1.2, whole genome shotgun sequence DNA includes these proteins:
- the LOC113015426 gene encoding low affinity immunoglobulin gamma Fc region receptor II-like, which translates to MDVTAPCIRLLMNLMILLCAHDQKVDAVSLRIAPNRLQFFEYESVIFYCEDAVYWEVVHNSKGKINSCSHNDQGKAGSLCIIKSVYPDDGGERWCKTKGANRSDSINITVTAGSVVLESPAVPVMQGEAVTLRCRNKTASSNFTSNFYKDGAHVHSSSTGYMIIHRVSKSDEGLYKCNISGGGQSPESWLSVTATVTNHSSEPSCHIYLILRNVFTLMMVALLLLFVGLLHFRKLGATSPDLSPIEHLSDVVEEEIHQTEHRKQEPVYKLHQTQH; encoded by the exons ATGGATGTCACAGCTCCGTGCATCAGACTGT TGATGAACCTCATGATCCTGCTGTGTGCACATGATCAAAAAGTTG atGCAGTTTCTCTTCGTATCGCTCCAAACAGATTGCAGTTCTTTGAATATGAATCAGTGATATTTtactgtgaggatgctgtttatTGGGAAGTTGTGCATAATTCCAAAGGGAAAATAAACTCATGCAGTCACAACGACCAGGGAAAAGCAGGATCATTGTGCATAATAAAAAGTGTGTATCCAGATGACGGTGGAGAGCGCTGGTGTAAGACTAAAGGAGCAAACAGAAGCGACAGCATCAACATCACTGTTACTG CTGGATCTGTGGTCCTGGAGAGTCCTGCTGTTCCTGTGATGCAGGGTGAAGCTGTGACTCTTCGCTGCAGAAACAAAACTGCTTCCTCCAACTTCACCTCTAATTTTTATAAAGATGGAGCTCATGTTCACAGCAGCTCCACAGGATACATGATAATCCACAGAGTTTCAAAGTCAGATGAGGGACTTTACAAGTGCAACATCTCAGGAGGTGGACAGTCACCGGAGAGCTGGCTCAGTGTCACAG CAACTGTAACCAACCACTCCTCAGAGCCCAGCTGTCATATTTACCTCATCTTACGAAATGTCTTCACTCTGATGATggtggctctgctgctgctttttgtgGGACTTCTTCACTTTAGGAAACTCGGAGCTACA TcgccagatctcagtccaatagaACACCTTTCAGATGTGGTGGAAGAGGAGA TTCACCAAACTGAGCACAGGAAACAGGAACCAGTCTACAAGCTGCATCAAACACAGCATTAG